From the Lathyrus oleraceus cultivar Zhongwan6 chromosome 4, CAAS_Psat_ZW6_1.0, whole genome shotgun sequence genome, one window contains:
- the LOC127076111 gene encoding pentatricopeptide repeat-containing protein At5g08510: protein MMNQVKQIHGYTLRKGIDNTKILIEKLLEIPNLNYAQLVLHHSQKPTVFLYNKLIQAHSFKHQHQCFSLYSQMLLHGHSPNQYTFNFLFSACTSIGSLSLGQMMHTQFIKSGFQPDVFASTALLDMYAKLGGLKLARNVFDEMLVRELPTWNAMMAGHSRDGDMESALELFWSMPSRNVVSWTTMVSGYSQNKQYEKALGLFLRMEREKNIIPNEVTLASVLPACSNLGALEIGQRVEAYARKNGFFKNLFVSNAVLEMYAKCGKIDVAWKVFDEIGGFRNLCSWNSMIMGLAVHGECHKAIELYDQMLREGTFPDDVTFVGLLLACTHGGMVEKGKHIFQSMTRDFNIVPKVEHYGCIVDLLGRAGRLTEAYEVIQTMPMKPDSVIWGALLGACSFHGNVELAEIAAESLFVLEPGNPGNYVILSNIYASAGQWDGVAKLRKVMKGSKITKTAGHSFIEEGGQLHKFIVEDRSHSESSEIFALLNGVYEMIKFKRNEHECHFDFDLIKHS, encoded by the exons ATGATGAACCAAGTGAAGCAAATTCATGGTTACACATTAAGAAAAGGCATAGACAACACCAAAATCCTCATTGAAAAGCTACTTGAAATCCCAAACCTAAACTATGCTCAACTAGTTTTGCACCATTCCCAAAAACCAACCGTTTTTCTCTACAACAAACTCATTCAAGCTCACTCCTTTAAACACCAACACCAATGTTTTTCCCTTTACTCCCAAATGCTCCTTCATGGTCACTCACCAAATCAATACACTTTCAACTTCCTTTTCTCTGCATGTACCTCCATTGGTTCTCTTTCCCTTGGCCAAATGATGCATACCCAGTTCATCAAATCAGGTTTTCAACCTGATGTGTTTGCTTCCACTGCTTTGCTTGATATGTATGCTAAATTGGGTGGTTTGAAGCTTGCACGTAATGTGTTTGATGAAATGCTTGTGAGGGAGTTACCCACTTGGAATGCTATGATGGCTGGGCATTCGAGGGATGGTGATATGGAAAGTGCGTTGGAGTTGTTTTGGTCGATGCCTTCTAGGAATGTGGTGTCGTGGACCACTATGGTGTCGGGTTACTCACAGAATAAACAGTATGAAAAAGCTTTGGGGTTGTTTCTGAGGATGGAAAGGGAGAAGAATATAATTCCTAATGAAGTGACCTTGGCAAGCGTTTTGCCGGCTTGCTCGAATCTTGGGGCACTTGAAATTGGGCAGAGGGTTGAAGCGTATGCGAGGAAAAATGGGTTTTTTAAGAATTTGTTTGTAAGTAATGCTGTATTGGAGATGTATGCGAAGTGTGGGAAGATTGATGTTGCTTGGAAGGTGTTTGATGAGATAGGTGGATTCAGAAACTTGTGCTCTTGGAATTCAATGATCATGGGTTTGGCTGTCCATGGAGAATGTCACAAGGCCATTGAGCTTTATGATCAAATGCTG AGAGAAGGAACTTTTCCCGATGACGTGACATTCGTGGGGCTTCTCTTGGCATGCACGCATGGAGGCATGGTTGAAAAGGGCAAGCATATATTCCAGTCAATGACAAGAGACTTCAATATTGTTCCCAAAGTAGAACATTATGGCTGCATAGTTGATCTCCTAGGCCGTGCAGGGCGATTAACGGAAGCTTATGAGGTCATACAGACTATGCCAATGAAGCCAGACTCGGTAATATGGGGTGCTTTGTTGGGGGCTTGCAGTTTCCATGGTAATGTTGAACTGGCTGAAATAGCAGCCGAGTCTTTATTTGTACTTGAGCCTGGGAATCCGGGAAATTACGTCATTCTTTCGAACATTTATGCATCAGCTGGCCAATGGGATGGAGTTGCAAAGCTCAGGAAGGTGATGAAGGGAAGCAAGATTACAAAGACAGCTGGACATAGCTTCATCGAAGAGGGAGGTCAACTGCATAAGTTCATTGTGGAGGATAGATCCCATTCAGAAAGTAGCGAAATTTTTGCTTTGCTAAATGGAGTTTATGAAATGATAAAGTTTAAGAGAAATGAACATGAATGccattttgattttgatttgatcAAACATTCATAG